The following proteins are co-located in the Pedobacter frigiditerrae genome:
- a CDS encoding DUF1573 domain-containing protein, producing MKKLILLFAVVLGFTALTSMNVDTEPQFKFEKETYDFGKVKQGTPVTATLKFTNVGDKPLILSAVEPTCGCTVAEFTKTPIKKGATGSITLTYNAAAIGQFTKETTIRSNATEAIKKVYIKGEVVASVTSK from the coding sequence ATGAAAAAATTAATCCTCCTTTTTGCGGTAGTACTAGGTTTTACTGCATTAACATCAATGAATGTTGATACTGAACCACAATTTAAATTTGAAAAAGAGACTTACGATTTTGGTAAGGTAAAACAAGGTACTCCAGTTACTGCAACTTTAAAATTTACAAACGTTGGCGATAAACCATTAATTCTTAGTGCAGTTGAGCCTACTTGTGGCTGTACCGTTGCTGAGTTTACAAAAACTCCAATTAAAAAAGGAGCTACTGGTTCTATTACATTAACTTATAACGCAGCTGCTATTGGTCAGTTTACAAAAGAAACTACCATCAGGTCTAATGCTACTGAAGCTATTAAAAAAGTATACATCAAAGGTGAGGTAGTTGCTTCGGTAACTTCAAAATAA